One Elusimicrobiota bacterium genomic region harbors:
- a CDS encoding sensor histidine kinase KdpD, whose protein sequence is MERPNPDELLAKVKAEESHRGKLKIFFGAVAGVGKTYSMLEAARARKKEGIDVVIGYVETHKRRETEALLEGLESIPSKNFLYKNVELLEFDVDAALKRRPRIILVDELAHTNAPGSRHPKRWQDVEELLGKGIDVYTTLNVQHCESVNDIVAQVTGIIVRETVPDTFVEKADEIELVDLPSEELLKRLKEGKVYLGEQAERAAQHFFQPGNLMALRQLALRYTERNVDSQLMSYKKLHSISKVWNVRDRILVCISPSPSAIHLIRAGKRIASDLGVEWIVVYVETLSELPSEDKTRITEMLNFAEKLGARVTTISGQDITETLISYARSKNITKMIVGKPGKSKFREIIFGSVIDRLARKCREIDLYLLSGDVQEQPVKFKQTVLPPFSWKNLGWTVCIVMFCTFVNWILSSRLAVVNMIMIYLLGVTWIAFKYGRRLSAIASFLSVLLFDYFFILPYLTFAVANTEYIFTFAVMLIVGLTISHLTGRLKRQTSTMRMREDRTQTLYSLSRDLSKSSYPDELFKIAQNHIEEFFKSRVVIFTADNNNKLFLRFGNDKKIELNSNELAVAQWVYENKKAAGNSTDTLPGSKGIYLPFIGSEKVVGVMGIFPVEEKEFADPDQFHMLEMFVHQTSLAVEGAQLAAAAFVAENKIENERIRNLLLTTFSTELVDPLTSISQIALELLKPENINNESKRSALIGKMNKIVERLNSLVTELPKIIDSGR, encoded by the coding sequence ATGGAACGACCAAATCCGGATGAATTACTAGCGAAAGTTAAAGCCGAAGAATCCCATCGCGGCAAACTCAAGATTTTTTTCGGGGCAGTAGCGGGTGTCGGTAAAACCTACTCAATGCTTGAAGCAGCAAGAGCACGGAAAAAAGAAGGTATCGATGTTGTTATAGGCTATGTGGAGACTCATAAGCGTCGCGAAACAGAAGCACTTCTTGAAGGTCTTGAAAGCATTCCTTCCAAAAATTTCCTTTATAAAAATGTTGAACTGCTTGAGTTTGATGTTGACGCTGCACTAAAAAGAAGACCTCGTATTATATTGGTCGACGAATTAGCACACACAAATGCACCTGGCTCCCGTCACCCGAAACGCTGGCAGGATGTTGAAGAACTGCTCGGCAAAGGCATTGACGTCTACACAACATTAAATGTACAGCACTGCGAAAGTGTAAATGACATAGTTGCTCAGGTTACCGGTATTATTGTGCGGGAAACAGTACCCGATACGTTTGTTGAAAAAGCAGATGAAATAGAACTTGTGGATTTACCTTCCGAAGAACTTCTCAAGCGACTCAAGGAAGGCAAAGTTTATCTAGGTGAACAAGCCGAGCGTGCTGCCCAGCATTTCTTTCAGCCCGGCAATCTTATGGCATTGCGTCAGTTAGCTCTGCGTTACACAGAACGTAATGTTGATTCCCAATTAATGTCATATAAAAAATTACATTCCATATCAAAAGTTTGGAATGTCAGGGATCGGATTTTAGTATGTATCAGTCCGAGTCCTTCAGCGATACATTTAATCAGAGCAGGAAAACGCATCGCCTCGGATTTGGGGGTGGAATGGATTGTGGTATATGTTGAGACCCTTTCGGAATTACCTTCTGAAGACAAAACCAGAATAACTGAAATGTTGAATTTTGCAGAAAAATTAGGAGCACGAGTTACAACAATCAGCGGTCAGGATATCACAGAAACCTTAATTTCATATGCACGTTCAAAAAATATTACAAAAATGATTGTAGGAAAACCCGGTAAATCAAAATTCCGTGAAATTATTTTTGGTTCTGTAATTGACAGGCTGGCCCGTAAATGCAGGGAGATAGACCTGTATTTGCTGAGTGGAGATGTTCAGGAACAACCGGTTAAGTTTAAACAAACAGTATTGCCACCTTTTTCATGGAAAAATCTCGGCTGGACTGTTTGTATAGTAATGTTTTGCACTTTTGTTAACTGGATTTTATCATCTCGACTGGCAGTTGTAAATATGATAATGATTTATCTCCTCGGCGTGACATGGATTGCCTTCAAATATGGACGTCGCCTGTCGGCTATTGCATCGTTTCTCAGTGTTTTGTTGTTTGATTATTTTTTCATTTTACCGTATTTAACGTTTGCAGTAGCAAATACCGAGTATATTTTTACATTTGCAGTTATGCTTATTGTGGGTTTGACCATATCCCATTTGACCGGTCGGCTCAAAAGGCAAACTTCTACTATGCGAATGCGGGAAGATAGAACTCAGACTTTATATTCCTTGAGCCGTGACTTATCTAAGAGTTCCTATCCTGATGAACTTTTTAAAATTGCTCAAAACCACATTGAAGAGTTTTTTAAAAGCAGAGTGGTCATTTTTACTGCGGATAATAATAATAAGCTTTTTCTTCGTTTCGGTAATGATAAAAAAATAGAATTGAATTCAAACGAACTTGCAGTTGCACAATGGGTTTATGAAAACAAAAAAGCTGCAGGTAATAGTACGGATACTTTACCCGGCTCAAAAGGGATTTATTTGCCTTTTATCGGTTCGGAAAAAGTAGTAGGGGTAATGGGTATTTTTCCGGTTGAAGAAAAAGAGTTTGCCGACCCCGACCAATTTCACATGCTTGAAATGTTTGTTCATCAGACATCGCTAGCGGTTGAAGGTGCTCAACTTGCTGCTGCTGCTTTTGTTGCAGAAAATAAAATAGAAAACGAGCGCATAAGAAATTTACTTTTGACCACTTTTTCTACCGAACTTGTCGATCCGTTAACATCTATATCTCAGATAGCATTGGAATTGTTGAAGCCGGAAAACATCAACAATGAATCAAAACGCTCAGCATTGATAGGAAAAATGAATAAAATCGTAGAGCGATTAAACTCTCTTGTTACTGAATTGCCAAAAATAATAGATTCCGGTAGATAA
- the kdpC gene encoding potassium-transporting ATPase subunit KdpC has product MFRKQLKPAILIFIILTIITGILYPLFITGIAKVFFLKQSNGSLIYKNGKPVGSSLIGQTFDDPKYFWDRISATSSFPDNAASSSGSNLGPSNPVLIEMVKIRIKALKSADPNNINSIPVDLVTSSASGLDPHISIAAVNYQIPRVARVRRLPQDTIKTIVREYTSGRFLGLIGEPAVNVLELNLALDEYKK; this is encoded by the coding sequence ATGTTTCGAAAACAGTTAAAGCCGGCAATTTTGATTTTTATTATTTTGACAATTATTACTGGAATTCTTTATCCGCTTTTTATCACCGGAATTGCAAAAGTATTTTTTTTAAAGCAGTCAAACGGAAGTTTGATTTACAAAAATGGCAAACCGGTCGGTTCATCGCTCATCGGACAAACATTTGATGACCCAAAATATTTTTGGGACCGCATTTCTGCTACCTCTTCTTTTCCCGACAATGCAGCATCTTCATCCGGCTCCAATTTGGGACCTTCAAATCCTGTGTTGATAGAAATGGTGAAAATACGAATAAAAGCATTGAAATCAGCCGACCCAAACAATATAAATTCTATTCCGGTTGACCTTGTTACTTCATCTGCAAGCGGCTTAGATCCTCACATCAGCATAGCTGCTGTTAATTATCAGATTCCAAGAGTAGCACGTGTTAGGCGATTGCCGCAGGATACAATCAAAACTATTGTTCGCGAATATACTTCCGGCAGATTTTTAGGATTGATAGGAGAGCCGGCTGTAAACGTACTGGAACTGAATTTAGCGTTGGACGAATACAAAAAATAG
- the kdpB gene encoding potassium-transporting ATPase subunit KdpB, translated as MEKSYKSKSLFEPSIVGPAIINSFKKLDPRHQIKNPVMFVVLVVSILITGLWIQAVLGKGEAPSNFILAITLWLWVTLLFANFSEAMAEGRGKAQAASLRKARKDTFAKKLSSSQYGSKYEMVSAATLKKEDVVLVETGDTIPMDGEVIEGVASVDESTITGESAPVIRESGGDRSAVTGGTRVLSDWLVVKICSNPGETFLDHMISMVEGAKRQKTPNEIALSILLAVFTIIFLLACVTLLPFSIYSVTTSCHGVPIPVTVLVALLVCLIPTTIGGLLPAIGIAGMDRMIQANVIATSGRAVEAAGDVDVLLLDKTGTITLGNRQAVSFVPADGISVESLADAAQLASLSDETPEGRSIVVLAKQKYGIRERQIHELNAKFIPFSAQTRMSGVDLGDGRQIRKGAVDAIEIYVKQLGGFFPEDLKSSIQSISKTGGTPLVVAEHKRVLGVVQLKDIVKGGIKERFAELRRMGIKTVMITGDNPLTAAAIAGEAGMDDFLAQATPEAKLKYIREMQAGGRLVAMTGDGTNDAPALAQADVAVAMNTGTQAAKEAGNLIDLDSNPTKLIEIVEIGKQLLMTRGSLTTFSIANDVSKYFAIIPAAFVGIYPALGALNIMHLATPASAILSAVIFNALIIIALIPLALRGIPYKPKPASRLLRDNLFIYGVGGIISPFIGIKLIDIILVALRLVK; from the coding sequence ATGGAAAAATCATATAAATCAAAATCATTGTTTGAACCGTCAATTGTGGGGCCGGCTATAATTAATTCATTTAAAAAATTAGACCCGAGACATCAAATAAAAAATCCTGTAATGTTTGTGGTGCTGGTCGTCAGCATATTGATAACCGGATTATGGATACAGGCAGTGCTCGGTAAAGGTGAAGCTCCGTCAAATTTTATTTTGGCAATAACATTATGGCTCTGGGTCACTTTACTTTTTGCCAATTTTTCCGAAGCGATGGCAGAAGGACGGGGAAAGGCGCAGGCGGCAAGTTTAAGGAAAGCCAGAAAAGATACTTTCGCAAAAAAGCTTTCAAGTTCTCAATATGGTTCCAAATATGAAATGGTTTCAGCTGCCACTTTAAAAAAAGAGGATGTCGTGCTTGTCGAAACAGGAGATACAATTCCGATGGATGGTGAAGTTATAGAAGGTGTAGCATCCGTTGATGAAAGCACAATTACAGGAGAAAGTGCGCCGGTTATAAGAGAAAGCGGAGGAGACCGTAGCGCTGTTACAGGTGGTACCCGCGTACTTTCTGATTGGTTGGTTGTAAAAATATGTTCAAATCCCGGTGAAACGTTTTTAGACCATATGATTTCAATGGTTGAGGGGGCCAAAAGACAAAAAACTCCAAATGAAATAGCCCTTAGCATTTTGCTGGCGGTATTTACTATTATTTTTCTTTTGGCATGCGTAACGCTTTTGCCATTTTCGATTTACAGCGTAACTACATCTTGTCACGGAGTACCTATACCGGTTACGGTTTTAGTCGCATTGCTTGTGTGCCTGATACCTACTACAATTGGTGGCTTATTACCGGCTATCGGTATCGCCGGTATGGACAGAATGATTCAGGCGAATGTTATTGCTACCTCAGGTCGTGCGGTTGAAGCAGCAGGAGATGTAGATGTTTTACTGCTGGATAAAACGGGAACAATAACGCTTGGCAATAGGCAGGCGGTTAGTTTCGTGCCGGCTGACGGAATCAGTGTTGAATCGTTAGCAGATGCGGCTCAACTTGCTTCTTTATCCGATGAGACACCGGAAGGGAGGAGTATTGTCGTGCTGGCTAAACAAAAATACGGAATAAGAGAACGCCAGATCCACGAACTAAACGCAAAATTTATTCCTTTTTCCGCACAAACACGGATGAGTGGTGTCGACTTAGGTGACGGCAGACAAATCAGAAAAGGTGCTGTTGATGCCATTGAAATATACGTAAAACAGCTCGGTGGTTTTTTTCCCGAGGATTTGAAATCAAGTATTCAGTCCATATCCAAAACCGGGGGTACCCCGCTTGTCGTAGCGGAACATAAACGTGTACTCGGGGTTGTTCAGTTGAAAGATATAGTAAAAGGTGGAATCAAAGAGCGGTTTGCGGAGTTGCGCCGGATGGGAATCAAGACGGTAATGATTACGGGTGACAATCCATTAACGGCAGCGGCAATTGCCGGAGAAGCGGGTATGGATGATTTTTTGGCTCAGGCAACTCCCGAAGCAAAATTAAAATATATCCGCGAGATGCAGGCTGGTGGACGGCTTGTGGCAATGACCGGTGACGGGACAAATGACGCTCCCGCACTTGCACAGGCGGATGTTGCCGTTGCTATGAATACCGGAACTCAGGCGGCAAAAGAAGCGGGGAATCTTATTGACCTTGACTCTAATCCTACGAAACTTATAGAAATAGTCGAAATCGGAAAGCAGCTGCTTATGACACGGGGATCACTGACAACGTTCAGCATCGCTAACGATGTCTCAAAATATTTTGCGATTATTCCTGCTGCATTTGTAGGAATTTATCCGGCACTTGGCGCATTAAACATTATGCATCTCGCCACCCCGGCAAGTGCCATTTTGTCGGCTGTTATTTTTAACGCTCTCATTATTATAGCCCTGATTCCACTTGCCTTGCGAGGTATTCCTTATAAACCGAAGCCGGCAAGCCGGCTTTTGCGTGATAACCTGTTTATTTACGGTGTTGGAGGAATAATATCGCCATTTATCGGGATTAAATTGATTGATATTATTTTGGTTGCGCTGCGTTTGGTTAAATAG
- the kdpA gene encoding potassium-transporting ATPase subunit KdpA: MNPNNLIQFIIFLVALILLVKPLGIYMARIYEGKPIGINVWFALIEKWIYRIAGIDPEFGMTWKTYAVAMMLFNILGIIVVYLIQRLQSHLFLNPMALPAVPADLSFNTAISFATNTNWQSYGGETTLSYFTQMLGLTVQNFVSAATGMAVLVAFTRGFIQKQIKTIGNFWVDLVRSTLYILLPLSIILAVVLVSQGVVQTFKPSEKVALLQTTKDANGKVVSEQVLAFGPAASQIAIKQLGTNGGGFFNVNSSHPFENPTPLSNFLEVLSILLISAALCYTFGYMVKDTRQGWAILIAMLIIFIPCLFTCIHYEQKGNPLFNGLGIDQKATAFQSGGNMEGKEARFGIVNSAIWATATTAASNGSVNSMHDSYTPLGGLIPMWLMQLGEVIFGGVGSGLYGMLAFVIVAVFISGLMIGRTPEYLGKKIESYEMKMAALILLIPHMCVLIGTAISVVLPSAKAAIFNPGVHGFSEVLYAFTSAGNNNGSAFAGIGTNTFFYNIALGLAMFFARYLLIIPTLAIAGSLSNKKIVPVSQGTLPTHTPLFILFLVMVVLIVGALTFFPAMSLGPIVEHLMLK; this comes from the coding sequence GTGAATCCGAATAATCTTATCCAGTTTATAATATTTTTAGTCGCACTGATTCTGTTAGTTAAACCGCTTGGTATCTACATGGCTCGTATCTATGAAGGTAAACCAATCGGCATCAATGTGTGGTTTGCATTAATCGAAAAATGGATTTACAGGATTGCGGGAATTGATCCTGAATTTGGAATGACATGGAAAACCTATGCGGTAGCAATGATGCTATTTAATATTCTGGGTATAATTGTTGTTTACTTAATTCAGCGTCTTCAGTCGCATCTTTTTTTGAATCCGATGGCTTTGCCGGCGGTACCTGCGGATTTATCTTTTAATACTGCGATTAGTTTTGCAACAAATACGAACTGGCAGAGTTACGGTGGCGAAACCACTTTAAGTTATTTTACCCAAATGTTAGGGCTCACCGTGCAAAACTTTGTCTCAGCCGCAACCGGTATGGCAGTACTTGTCGCTTTCACAAGAGGATTTATCCAGAAGCAAATCAAAACAATCGGTAATTTCTGGGTTGATTTAGTCAGGTCAACTCTTTATATATTACTGCCCCTCTCAATTATTTTAGCGGTGGTTTTAGTTTCGCAAGGGGTAGTTCAAACATTTAAACCAAGCGAGAAAGTCGCATTACTCCAAACAACAAAAGATGCAAACGGAAAAGTTGTCTCAGAGCAGGTGCTCGCCTTCGGACCCGCAGCGTCGCAGATAGCCATAAAGCAATTGGGCACAAATGGCGGCGGATTCTTTAATGTCAATTCTTCTCATCCGTTTGAAAATCCTACACCACTATCAAATTTCTTAGAAGTTTTGTCTATACTTTTAATATCAGCCGCGCTTTGTTACACTTTCGGGTATATGGTCAAAGACACCCGTCAGGGTTGGGCGATATTAATTGCGATGCTGATTATTTTTATTCCCTGTCTTTTTACATGCATACATTACGAACAAAAAGGCAACCCATTATTTAATGGATTAGGTATCGATCAAAAAGCAACTGCTTTTCAGTCTGGCGGCAATATGGAAGGAAAAGAAGCACGTTTCGGAATAGTAAATTCTGCAATATGGGCAACGGCCACAACTGCCGCTTCAAACGGTTCGGTAAATTCAATGCATGATTCTTATACGCCACTCGGCGGCTTAATACCGATGTGGCTTATGCAACTGGGAGAGGTGATTTTCGGAGGTGTCGGTTCCGGACTTTACGGCATGCTCGCATTTGTAATTGTTGCCGTTTTTATATCCGGTCTTATGATAGGCAGAACTCCTGAATATCTTGGTAAAAAAATAGAATCCTATGAAATGAAAATGGCTGCACTTATACTGTTAATCCCGCATATGTGTGTTTTAATCGGGACAGCCATATCTGTTGTTCTGCCCTCGGCGAAAGCAGCTATATTTAACCCGGGGGTACATGGTTTCAGTGAAGTGCTTTACGCTTTTACTTCTGCGGGTAATAATAATGGGAGCGCATTTGCCGGAATAGGCACAAACACTTTTTTTTACAATATCGCTTTGGGATTAGCAATGTTTTTTGCACGCTACTTGCTCATAATACCGACGCTTGCTATAGCGGGTTCACTTTCCAATAAAAAAATTGTGCCTGTAAGCCAAGGGACATTACCGACACACACACCACTTTTTATTTTATTTTTAGTAATGGTTGTTTTAATCGTTGGGGCGTTAACGTTTTTTCCGGCGATGTCTTTGGGTCCTATTGTCGAACATTTGATGCTAAAATAG
- a CDS encoding response regulator transcription factor: MIENKKENGIRVLIVDDEKSIRKFLSLSLASCGYLISEAINGREAIEAISLFRPDVVVLDLGLPDIDGIKVIEEVRKQNQVPIIILSVRDSQEDKIKALDKGADDYLTKPFGIEELYSRLKAVLRRTLRIEDEPVFKSGKLVVDLAKRIVKVGSKEVDLSPTEYDILKLLILNAGKVITQRKLIKQVWNKNPDEYEGTEHLLRVTISNLRSKIEIDPSRPEFIITEPAIGYRLKNI; this comes from the coding sequence ATGATAGAAAATAAAAAAGAAAACGGAATCAGAGTGTTGATTGTGGATGATGAAAAATCAATCCGCAAATTTTTATCTTTATCGCTGGCATCCTGCGGATACTTGATATCAGAAGCGATAAACGGAAGAGAAGCCATCGAAGCGATATCTTTGTTCAGACCCGATGTTGTAGTTCTTGACCTTGGTTTACCTGATATTGATGGTATCAAAGTAATAGAAGAAGTACGAAAACAGAACCAGGTGCCGATAATAATTTTATCCGTGCGAGACAGTCAGGAAGATAAAATAAAAGCATTAGATAAAGGAGCAGATGATTATCTTACAAAACCTTTTGGAATTGAAGAGTTATATTCCAGATTAAAAGCTGTTCTTAGAAGGACTTTAAGAATCGAAGACGAACCTGTTTTTAAATCCGGAAAATTGGTTGTTGACTTAGCTAAAAGAATCGTAAAGGTTGGCAGTAAAGAAGTTGATTTATCTCCTACAGAATATGATATTCTTAAACTACTTATCCTGAATGCCGGAAAAGTTATCACACAGCGAAAGTTGATAAAACAGGTTTGGAATAAAAATCCGGACGAATATGAAGGCACGGAACATCTCCTACGTGTAACAATAAGTAACTTACGCAGTAAAATTGAGATAGACCCATCAAGACCGGAATTTATTATTACAGAACCAGCCATAGGGTATAGACTAAAAAATATTTAA
- a CDS encoding DUF4118 domain-containing protein: MNYLKSILLIIIVSLFGGMLQHSIVQANLVMLYILVVVITALKWGRGPSFFSAILCVLVFDFFFVSPRFSMTVADTQYLIVFITLFVVGMVISNLVLKSKEQAEVAKKLFEEAQQANALREAEKLHTAFLNSVSHDLKTPLSSILGSLSSILNSIDMDTKSKQSLIETAYEESSRMNQLVGDLLDMARVEAGALKISVSPVEIRDLIGTVLKQMEAVLKDFKVTVEIPDNLPEISVDFPLIIKVLRNILDNAIKYSQSIKEIKIDVRLKEGFIEIKIYDYGIGIPTSDLKHVFDKFYRVKRPKNYEGTGLGLSVCKGIVEAHKGKIWADNFQGGGTVITITLSLL, from the coding sequence ATGAATTACCTTAAGAGTATTTTACTGATAATTATTGTTTCGTTGTTCGGCGGTATGCTGCAACATTCGATTGTGCAAGCGAACCTTGTAATGCTTTATATTCTCGTTGTCGTTATAACAGCGTTAAAATGGGGACGAGGACCTTCTTTTTTTTCTGCAATCCTGTGTGTTCTTGTTTTTGATTTTTTCTTTGTGTCTCCGCGTTTTTCCATGACGGTTGCAGATACGCAGTATCTGATAGTATTTATCACATTATTTGTTGTCGGTATGGTAATAAGTAATTTAGTATTAAAGTCAAAAGAACAAGCCGAAGTAGCTAAAAAACTTTTTGAAGAAGCTCAACAAGCAAATGCATTACGAGAAGCAGAGAAACTGCATACTGCATTTTTGAATTCTGTATCTCACGACTTAAAAACCCCTTTGTCATCAATTTTGGGTTCATTAAGCAGTATTTTAAATAGCATAGATATGGACACAAAAAGCAAACAATCCTTAATTGAAACAGCATATGAAGAATCCAGCAGAATGAACCAGCTTGTAGGTGATTTATTGGATATGGCGAGGGTTGAAGCCGGTGCATTAAAAATAAGCGTTAGTCCTGTGGAAATAAGGGATTTAATAGGTACGGTATTAAAACAGATGGAAGCAGTTTTAAAAGATTTTAAGGTAACGGTTGAAATACCTGATAATTTGCCGGAAATTTCAGTAGATTTTCCGCTCATAATTAAGGTATTGAGAAATATTCTGGATAATGCGATTAAATATTCGCAATCTATCAAAGAAATTAAAATAGATGTAAGATTAAAAGAAGGTTTTATTGAAATAAAAATCTATGATTATGGAATAGGCATACCAACATCTGATTTAAAGCATGTTTTTGATAAATTTTATAGGGTAAAAAGACCAAAGAATTATGAAGGAACCGGACTGGGTTTGTCTGTCTGCAAGGGTATAGTTGAGGCACACAAAGGGAAAATCTGGGCAGACAATTTTCAGGGTGGAGGTACAGTTATTACTATAACGTTGTCTTTATTATGA
- a CDS encoding NAD(P)H-dependent oxidoreductase, with translation MLKILTIHGSPHKGQTYDVTTEFLSRLRNRMEIDVKDVILFQERLALCQGCGICVMHGEERCPAKDRMQEIHSMIRDADATIVTTPVYSLQVTALVKNFIERSSYIMHRPSYFGKWFMSLSTQFIGGDKDVAKYLASVMRFWGFNIIPGLRLTMGQDKNVIGRKINDAVSRFESIGKQSGFPVPTLKDLMMFRFRR, from the coding sequence ATGTTAAAAATTCTTACAATACACGGTAGTCCGCATAAGGGACAGACTTACGATGTTACCACAGAATTCCTAAGCAGGCTCAGAAATCGGATGGAAATAGACGTAAAGGATGTCATTCTTTTTCAGGAACGATTGGCGCTCTGTCAGGGATGCGGGATATGTGTCATGCATGGCGAGGAGAGGTGTCCTGCTAAGGACAGGATGCAAGAGATTCACTCTATGATTAGGGACGCTGATGCCACTATCGTCACTACGCCTGTCTACTCACTTCAGGTCACGGCACTGGTAAAAAATTTCATTGAACGTTCCTCTTATATCATGCACCGGCCGAGTTATTTCGGCAAGTGGTTCATGTCGCTTTCGACCCAATTCATCGGAGGTGACAAGGATGTAGCGAAATACCTGGCGAGCGTAATGCGATTTTGGGGATTCAACATAATTCCCGGATTACGCTTAACAATGGGACAGGATAAGAATGTAATCGGGAGGAAAATTAACGATGCAGTTAGCCGGTTTGAATCGATTGGGAAGCAGTCCGGATTTCCGGTCCCGACATTGAAGGATTTAATGATGTTCAGGTTCAGACGGTAG
- a CDS encoding methyltransferase produces MNKKMSVMGVGGKIAVVLIISLAVTAGISFLFKPMFRITENSNKLFTVAVAMIITGFILNLIAAFSMLNAYGKEQLATGGLYSIFLNPMYTFQILVTVPGLLLFFNSWFVMITIISVFIAFKVFVKKEEKYLEEKFGNQYKDYKKKVLFKFL; encoded by the coding sequence ATGAATAAGAAGATGTCTGTAATGGGTGTTGGAGGAAAAATCGCTGTTGTTCTTATCATTTCCCTGGCAGTAACTGCAGGGATAAGTTTTTTATTTAAACCTATGTTTAGGATAACTGAAAATAGTAACAAACTATTTACCGTTGCAGTTGCAATGATAATTACTGGTTTTATATTAAATCTTATTGCAGCGTTTAGTATGTTAAACGCTTATGGGAAAGAACAATTAGCGACAGGTGGTTTATATTCTATTTTTCTTAATCCGATGTACACATTTCAGATTCTTGTTACAGTACCGGGTCTTCTTTTGTTTTTTAATTCATGGTTTGTAATGATTACAATTATTTCCGTATTTATTGCGTTTAAAGTATTTGTAAAAAAAGAAGAAAAATACCTGGAAGAAAAATTCGGTAATCAATACAAGGACTATAAAAAGAAGGTATTATTTAAATTCCTTTAG
- a CDS encoding AI-2E family transporter, whose amino-acid sequence MFSKFKNNLLGYIFLFAFAVIIMKSRLIIFFVFLMFLYLLTDIFTNDIHKKYPSLSVKFLFYLFYLLLISAFFILSFKVIPKFISDFPKYFNLIEYEIAKSVKLISDAYDIGFEYNDFKQSLFSDEVQSIKQFVVLFKGISVGISYFIFAIVLNFLLFIEKNKISEMFNLKKGSIMAYLFNFLNEKVGIFYLFFKKIMGGQVIISCINTIITLGIVMILNLPHKITLVCLVFVCGLFPIIGNLISNTILSVTALISQGVVPCIICLIFLIGIHKLEYFLNSRIVGRIAKLPMSVTLLALLISEVMFGIWGILVAIPLFLFIKNEFEELSSST is encoded by the coding sequence ATGTTTTCAAAGTTTAAAAATAATTTATTAGGATATATTTTTCTTTTTGCCTTTGCTGTAATTATAATGAAAAGTCGATTAATTATTTTTTTTGTGTTTCTTATGTTTCTTTATTTACTTACAGATATTTTTACAAATGATATACATAAAAAATATCCTTCGCTTTCAGTGAAATTTCTTTTTTATCTTTTCTATTTGCTGTTGATTTCTGCATTTTTTATTTTATCTTTTAAGGTTATACCGAAATTTATAAGTGATTTTCCAAAATATTTTAATCTTATAGAATACGAGATTGCAAAGTCAGTTAAATTAATTTCTGATGCTTATGATATTGGATTTGAATATAATGATTTCAAGCAGAGCTTATTTTCCGATGAAGTTCAGTCTATAAAACAATTTGTTGTTTTGTTTAAAGGAATATCAGTAGGGATTTCGTATTTTATTTTTGCAATTGTTCTGAACTTTTTATTATTTATTGAGAAAAATAAAATATCCGAAATGTTTAATTTAAAAAAAGGCAGCATAATGGCGTATTTGTTTAATTTTTTAAATGAGAAGGTGGGTATTTTTTACTTGTTTTTTAAAAAAATAATGGGAGGGCAGGTTATTATTTCCTGCATAAATACAATTATTACTCTGGGTATTGTTATGATTCTAAATCTACCCCATAAAATAACTTTAGTGTGCCTGGTTTTTGTTTGTGGTTTATTTCCGATTATTGGTAACTTGATTTCTAATACTATTTTATCAGTAACTGCTTTGATATCACAAGGTGTAGTACCATGTATTATATGTTTAATTTTTCTTATTGGTATTCATAAGCTTGAGTATTTTCTCAATAGTAGAATTGTTGGTAGGATTGCCAAATTACCCATGTCTGTAACACTTCTTGCCCTTTTAATATCTGAAGTAATGTTTGGAATCTGGGGTATTTTAGTGGCAATACCATTGTTTCTTTTCATTAAGAATGAATTTGAGGAACTTAGTAGTTCTACTTAA